A single region of the Brachypodium distachyon strain Bd21 chromosome 3, Brachypodium_distachyon_v3.0, whole genome shotgun sequence genome encodes:
- the LOC100826675 gene encoding GDSL esterase/lipase LTL1, whose translation MTMTRALGGCSSLWAMSTMLMAVGLLASPVECARAFFVFGDSLVDNGNNNYLMTSARADSPPYGIDFPTHRATGRFSNGLNIPDIISEHLGAEPTLPYLCPELHGAKLLVGANFASAGVGILNDTGIQFVNIVRMSRQLHYFREYQAKLRALVGAAQATQVVNRALVLITLGGNDFVNNYYLIPFSLRSRQYALPDYVRLLISEYKKILVNLYEMGARRVLVTGTGPLGCAPAELALRSRDGECDKDLMRAAGLFNPQLSDVLGELNGRYGDGTFIAANAMKVHFDFISDPAAYGFRTAKEACCGQGPHNGLGLCTVASNMCANRDEYVFWDSYHPTERANRIIVSQFMTGSLDYVSPLNLSTVLHMDAAKLLD comes from the exons ATGACGATGACCCGTGCACTGGGCGGCTGCAGTAGTTTGTGGGCAATGTCGACGATGCTAATGGCGGTGGGGCTACTGGCGTCGCCGGTGGAGTGCGCGCGCGCCTTCTTCGTGTTCGGCGACtcgctggtggacaacggcaaCAACAACTACCTGATGACGAGCGCGCGCGCCGACTCGCCGCCCTACGGGATCGACTTCCCCACGCACCGCGCCACCGGCCGCTTCTCCAACGGCCTCAACATCCCGGACATCATCA GTGAGCACCTGGGCGCGGAGCCGACGCTGCCGTACCTGTGCCCGGAGCTCCACGGCGCCAAGCTGCTGGTGGGCGCCAACTTCGCGTCGGCCGGCGTCGGCATCCTCAACGACACCGGCATCCAGTTCGTGAACATCGTGAGGATGAGCCGGCAGCTGCACTACTTCCGTGAGTACCAGGCGAAGCTGCGCGCGCTGGTGGGCGCCGCCCAGGCCACGCAGGTCGTCAACCGGGCGCTCGTGCTCATCACCCTCGGCGGCAACGACTTCGTCAACAACTACTACCTCATCCCCTTCTCCCTCCGCTCCCGCCAGTACGCCCTCCCCGACTACGTCCGCCTCCTCATCTCCGAGTACAAGAAAATCCTCGTG AATCTGTACGAGATGGGGGCTCGGCGCGTGTTGGTGACGGGGACGGGGCCGCTGGGGTGCGCGCCGGCGGAATTGGCGCTGCGGAGCCGGGACGGGGAGTGCGACAAGGACCTGATGCGCGCCGCGGGGCTCTTCAACCCGCAGCTGTCGGACGTGCTGGGCGAGCTCAACGGGCGATACGGGGACGGCACCTTCATCGCCGCAAACGCCATGAAGGTGCACTTCGACTTCATCAGCGACCCGGCCGCGTACGGCTTCAGGACGGCCAAGGAGGCATGCTGCGGGCAGGGCCCCCACAACGGGCTGGGCCTCTGCACCGTGGCGTCCAACATGTGCGCCAACAGGGACGAGTACGTCTTCTGGGACTCGTACCACCCCACGGAGCGCGCCAATAGGATCATTGTGAGCCAGTTCATGACCGGCTCGCTTGACTACGTCTCCCCACTCAACCTCAGCACCGTGCTCCACATGGACGCCGCCAAGCTGCTCGACTGA
- the LOC100826988 gene encoding uncharacterized protein LOC100826988, translating to MHAAKSAGGMALQIDLGHGGNANNANVGSGIGRGGSSKKRLVMIIADPGRESTAAMEWALSHAVVEGDDILLLHVNMPLPSGAPAPAPSRTGSGGGGGSPIAVLLGGSGGAADGEFMETMRAACRARHPRARVHAERVEPATEGREAKAQTILAESQRRGVELLVIGHRRISSFLGLRSASGSSRGHDSTAEFLIEHSKCLCVSVQKKGQNAGFLLNTKTHKNFWLLA from the exons atgcatgcggcGAAGTCGGCCGGCGGCATGGCCCTGCAGATCGACCTCGGCCACGGCGGCAACGCCAACAACGCCAATGTGGGCAGCGGCATCGGCCGCGGCGGGTCGTCCAAGAAGCGGCTGGTGATGATCATCGCGGACCCGGGCCGCGAGTcgacggcggccatggagtGGGCGCTGTCGCACGCCGTCGTGGAGGGCGACGACATCCTGCTCCTCCACGTCAACATGCCGCTCCCGAGCGgcgccccggccccggccccgtCGCGcaccggctccggcggaggcgggggatCCCCGATCGCCGTGCtcctcggcggcagcggcggggcggcggacggGGAGTTCATGGAGACGATGCGGGCGGCGTGCAGGGCGAGGCACCCGCGCGCGAGGGTCCACGCGGAGCGCGTGGAGCCGGCCACGGAGGGCCGCGAGGCCAAGGCCCAGACCATCCTCGCCGAGTCCCAGCGCCGCGGCGTCGAGCTCCTCGTCATCGGCCACCGACgcatctcctccttcctcgg GTTGCGGAGCGCGAGCGGGTCGAGCCGGGGGCACGACAGCACGGCGGAGTTCTTGATTGAGCATAGCAAGTGCCTGTGCGTCAGCGTGCAGAAGAAGGGCCAGAACGCCGGCTTCCTGCTCAACACCAAGACCCACAAGAACTTCTGGCTCCTCGCATGA